A single window of Anaerocolumna chitinilytica DNA harbors:
- a CDS encoding FAD-dependent oxidoreductase, which yields MKKRKYVILFMVCILLLLFSGCNKKDQSDKKNEGKDKTDNTKVTEAVKPSEGVSYKTGTYTGKAEGKDGQIEVEVTFNDTEITDIKVINQTETEGLGDEAINSIKDKVLKGQSLDVDAVSGATESSNGVLAAIEDAVKQAGGNVELLKDKEIAKEGEGKKEELTADVVVIGAGASGVSAAVSAADKGAKVIIIEKTAVIGGASNLSWAGKFYNSSAALDSGLKVEVEKEIADWIVNNHWRVDAAAIRQYVTKSGETYDWLAKKGYQTTFINFGGEQLHMLPAYDTRQKILRSMLEASVVKGGGQVLTETTGKKLLTNASGDVIGVSAQKADGTVVNITARSVVMATGGYAGNKEMVKELFGFEGINGGLGQNVGEGLKMAWAVGAKVPDNIGGQMLHQTLAKATANLKKEYSSFEASYPLMLAYLPNFMNVGPSGARFRDEAATLTAVAAANTSAFNGAYHMVIVSKSQLELLAKKGMSGVNAPALPGMPPEFYADFAKQFTLDNPWKDVEKVMDSMVANGDGYKGNTIEELAKNAGMDAETFKEAFENYTKATKTGVDTEFGKAKKYLLPMGEEGPFYAIVAQVNNLGSVGGLLVNTQFKVLNDDRAPIKGLYAVGLESEGVLFNDTYVGNGVGIGYSFTSGRLGGEDAAAYALSNK from the coding sequence ATGAAAAAAAGGAAATATGTTATTTTATTCATGGTTTGCATATTGCTATTGCTTTTTAGCGGATGCAATAAAAAAGACCAGAGTGACAAGAAGAATGAAGGTAAGGATAAAACAGATAATACAAAAGTAACAGAAGCTGTTAAACCTTCTGAAGGTGTTTCCTATAAAACAGGAACCTATACCGGGAAAGCGGAAGGGAAAGACGGCCAGATTGAAGTGGAGGTAACCTTTAACGATACAGAAATCACAGACATTAAGGTTATAAATCAAACAGAAACAGAAGGTCTGGGGGATGAGGCGATTAACAGTATTAAGGATAAGGTGCTGAAGGGACAGAGTCTGGATGTGGATGCTGTCTCCGGTGCTACTGAATCCAGTAATGGAGTGCTGGCTGCAATTGAAGATGCGGTAAAGCAGGCCGGAGGAAATGTAGAATTGCTAAAGGATAAGGAAATAGCAAAAGAAGGTGAGGGTAAGAAAGAAGAGCTTACCGCAGATGTTGTGGTAATAGGAGCAGGAGCTTCCGGTGTTTCTGCGGCGGTGTCGGCAGCAGACAAAGGCGCAAAGGTTATTATTATAGAAAAAACTGCCGTAATCGGTGGTGCCAGTAATTTATCCTGGGCAGGAAAATTCTATAATTCCTCCGCTGCCCTTGATTCCGGTTTGAAGGTTGAGGTAGAGAAGGAAATCGCTGACTGGATTGTTAATAACCACTGGAGAGTGGATGCCGCTGCTATTAGGCAGTATGTGACAAAATCCGGAGAAACCTATGACTGGCTGGCTAAGAAAGGCTATCAAACCACCTTTATTAATTTTGGCGGTGAACAGCTTCATATGCTGCCTGCTTATGATACACGCCAGAAGATTCTGCGCAGTATGCTGGAGGCTTCTGTAGTAAAGGGCGGCGGTCAGGTACTTACGGAAACCACAGGCAAAAAACTCTTAACCAATGCTTCAGGGGATGTGATTGGCGTTAGTGCCCAAAAGGCTGATGGAACTGTGGTAAACATCACTGCAAGAAGCGTTGTTATGGCGACCGGAGGATATGCAGGAAACAAAGAAATGGTAAAAGAACTGTTTGGATTTGAAGGGATTAACGGCGGTCTTGGGCAGAATGTGGGCGAGGGCCTTAAAATGGCCTGGGCTGTGGGGGCAAAGGTGCCGGACAATATCGGCGGACAGATGCTCCATCAGACGTTAGCAAAAGCAACAGCGAACTTAAAGAAGGAATACTCTTCTTTTGAAGCAAGTTATCCCCTTATGTTAGCGTATCTGCCGAACTTTATGAATGTAGGACCTTCAGGAGCCAGATTCAGAGATGAAGCTGCTACTCTGACAGCAGTGGCTGCTGCCAATACCAGTGCCTTCAACGGAGCTTATCATATGGTAATTGTTTCGAAGTCTCAGCTGGAACTGCTGGCGAAGAAGGGTATGAGTGGAGTCAATGCACCTGCGCTGCCGGGAATGCCACCGGAATTTTATGCGGATTTTGCGAAGCAGTTCACACTTGATAATCCCTGGAAAGATGTAGAAAAGGTTATGGACTCCATGGTTGCCAACGGTGACGGATACAAAGGTAACACCATTGAAGAGCTGGCTAAGAATGCAGGAATGGATGCTGAAACCTTTAAGGAAGCTTTTGAGAATTATACGAAAGCCACCAAGACAGGTGTGGACACGGAATTTGGCAAAGCAAAAAAATACCTGTTGCCCATGGGCGAAGAAGGACCTTTTTATGCAATTGTAGCCCAGGTCAACAATCTGGGTTCTGTGGGAGGTCTTCTGGTTAATACTCAATTTAAAGTTTTAAATGACGACAGAGCACCAATCAAAGGCCTTTATGCGGTTGGACTGGAGTCAGAGGGAGTACTCTTTAATGATACTTATGTGGGAAATGGTGTGGGTATTGGCTATTCCTTTACTTCGGGCCGTTTAGGAGGAGAAGATGCCGCTGCCTATGCATTAAGTAATAAATAA